The Candidatus Neomarinimicrobiota bacterium genome includes the window GTTCCAATAACTGAGGGCGATCTTGTAGCGGGCGTCATCACCCTTGTCGGAGCCGTAAAAGGTAAATACCCGCTCAAACTCCGCAATGGCACGCTTGTAGTTTTTGGAGGCGTAGTAGCACTCCGCCAGCCAATACTGCGAATTGTCAGCCAACTCGTGCTGAGTACCGGTTCTGATCAGGTCGGTAAACTTCTGTGCAGCCTCGGAATACTGCCCATTCTGATACGTTGTGAGGGCAGCAACATAGCGCTGGCGGAAGGCCTCATCGCTCAACACCGGCGAAGCTGTCGCCACAGCCCCCTGCCGGGCGGCCATGATGTCATTGAAACTACTGGTGAGGGATACGATCTTGTTCTCGATGAGCACCAGCTGCGACAGAATTTCAAAGTTGGTGCTGTCGATATAGGCCGCCTTGTCCTCCAGCAACCTGATCTTGTTCATCATCAGGCTCATTTGATTGACGAAGGCCAGCTCCGAGCTGTCCATGGCGGATTTGGCGGTCAGCGCCGATTGCAGCGACGCCTTCAGCTGGGGGAGGGCGCCGGTGAGGTCCCCAATGGTCTGCTCCAGAAGAGCTACCCTGGCCTTGAGGCTGTCGTTGTCACTCTTGAGGGCCGCAACCCGGCCATTTAACCGGCGCAGCTCCTGGCTTACGCTGGACTGGGAGGAGCGCGATGTCCTTCTTGATTGGCGTTGCTGCCGGTCAGCTGCAACCCCTGGCCGTTCCAGCCTGGAAGCCTCGCCAGGTGCACCCGCCGCGCCCAGGTTCGCGGGCAGCCCCAAGGATGCGCCCATAAGCGCTATGGTTACCGCCCAGACAGGGGCCTGCCGGCACTGCATTGATCCTCCGCTAGCGTTGGTTAGTGCGTTGGTTGCAAGAATGAACGGCCAAAAGTTAACACCTGAGCCCTGTGACGGCAACGACGCACGCCCATAGGTCAACCAGCGCCGCCAGACCGGCATCGGTTCTGGTATGGGGCCCGGCGGCGGTTGCGCTAAGGCTCCCCGGCCAGCAGATAGTGCGTGATCCCCACCATCGACAGACAGGTCACCAGAAACGACCCCCCGTAGCTTATGAAGGGCAAGGGCAGGCCGGTCACCGGCATCAGCCCCGTGGCCATGCCCATATTTACGATGGCGTGCACCAGGAATATGGTAGCGAACCCGATAATGGTGAGACTCGCAAACCGGTACTGGGTCGTGGAGGCGCGGTCAAGCAGCCGGAGCAGCAGCCAGGCAAACAGCACCAGGATCGCGAGGATGGCGAGGAAGCCCAGCTCCTCCCCAATAACCGCAATGATGAAATCGGTGTCGCGGACGGGAAGAAACCGCAAGTGGGTCTGCGTGCCCTCGCCCAAGCCCTTGCCAAACACGCCGCCCGAGCCAATGGCCGTCTGGGATTGGAGCACCTGGTAGCCCGCTCCATGGGGATCGGCCGAGGAATCCAGGAGGGTGAGAATACGTCGCTGCTGGTAAGGCTGCAGGCGATTCCAGAGTGTTGGCGCCAGGGTTCCAAAAAGGGCATTAACCGCAAATATGAGACTGCTCCACCTGAGGCGGGGTCGAGAAAAATAGAGCACCAGGACCACCAAGAGCATCCATACCGAAAAGGTGTAAAAGTTGAAGCCGGCCGCCAGACTTATGACCGGCGCCAGAATGACGAACAGATAGAACGACGAGACGCCCGCCCAGTACATCATCACGG containing:
- a CDS encoding tetratricopeptide repeat protein; translated protein: MQCRQAPVWAVTIALMGASLGLPANLGAAGAPGEASRLERPGVAADRQQRQSRRTSRSSQSSVSQELRRLNGRVAALKSDNDSLKARVALLEQTIGDLTGALPQLKASLQSALTAKSAMDSSELAFVNQMSLMMNKIRLLEDKAAYIDSTNFEILSQLVLIENKIVSLTSSFNDIMAARQGAVATASPVLSDEAFRQRYVAALTTYQNGQYSEAAQKFTDLIRTGTQHELADNSQYWLAECYYASKNYKRAIAEFERVFTFYGSDKGDDARYKIALSYWNVGSQERARIEFRKLLDEYPNSELDVKARRYLQTR
- a CDS encoding rod shape-determining protein RodA, which codes for MVQGTWLKSLKGQPGLIVWDKLLLAPVVLLMGMGLLALYSTSLSAPLVHSTFFRQTVWLGFALLAVGLLRWLHPRIYYEQAYRVYGVLLLLLLATYFMPAFSGGHRWLVLGSLRIQPAEIGKIVVVVAIARYLTDYQKYLEKFPYVLVPIALALLPAIIIIGQPDLGTAIIYLAVATVMMYWAGVSSFYLFVILAPVISLAAGFNFYTFSVWMLLVVLVLYFSRPRLRWSSLIFAVNALFGTLAPTLWNRLQPYQQRRILTLLDSSADPHGAGYQVLQSQTAIGSGGVFGKGLGEGTQTHLRFLPVRDTDFIIAVIGEELGFLAILAILVLFAWLLLRLLDRASTTQYRFASLTIIGFATIFLVHAIVNMGMATGLMPVTGLPLPFISYGGSFLVTCLSMVGITHYLLAGEP